Proteins encoded by one window of Streptomyces sp. LX-29:
- a CDS encoding DNA-formamidopyrimidine glycosylase family protein has protein sequence MPEGHTIHRLAADHRALFAGRPVRVSSPQGKFADSAALLDGERLTFAEAHGKHLFLGFGEQGWVHVHLGLFGKYDLGDAPAPPATETVRLRLVAVDSYADLRGPTTCALITDAEKQAIHDRLGPDPLRPADDGEGAWARVSRSRTSVAALLMDQKVIAGVGNVYRAEVLFRHGIDPYRSGRDLTRAEWDAIWDDLVALMREGVRNNRIDTVRPEHTPEAMGRPPRVDDHGGEVYVYRRATMPCHICGGEVRTADLAARNLFWCPGCQRR, from the coding sequence GTGCCCGAGGGCCACACCATTCACCGTCTGGCGGCGGACCACCGCGCCCTCTTCGCGGGGCGCCCGGTGCGGGTGAGCAGTCCGCAGGGCAAGTTCGCCGACAGTGCCGCGCTGCTGGACGGGGAGCGGCTCACCTTCGCCGAGGCGCACGGCAAGCACCTCTTCCTCGGCTTCGGCGAGCAGGGCTGGGTCCATGTCCACCTGGGCCTGTTCGGCAAGTACGACCTCGGTGACGCCCCCGCCCCGCCGGCGACGGAGACCGTGCGACTGCGACTGGTCGCCGTCGACTCGTACGCTGACCTGCGCGGCCCCACCACCTGTGCGCTGATCACCGACGCCGAGAAGCAGGCGATACACGACCGGCTCGGGCCCGACCCGCTGCGCCCGGCGGACGACGGCGAGGGCGCCTGGGCCCGCGTCTCGCGCAGCCGCACCTCGGTCGCCGCACTGCTCATGGACCAGAAGGTGATCGCGGGCGTCGGAAACGTCTACCGCGCGGAAGTGCTGTTCCGGCATGGCATCGATCCGTACCGATCGGGGCGTGATCTCACCCGCGCTGAATGGGACGCGATCTGGGACGATCTGGTCGCCCTGATGCGCGAGGGGGTGCGGAACAACCGGATCGACACCGTCCGGCCCGAACACACCCCCGAGGCCATGGGACGCCCGCCGCGCGTCGACGACCACGGCGGCGAGGTGTACGTCTACCGCCGTGCCACCATGCCGTGCCACATCTGCGGCGGCGAGGTCCGCACCGCCGACCTCGCCGCCCGCAACCTCTTCTGGTGCCCGGGCTGTCAGCGGAGGTAG
- a CDS encoding acyltransferase family protein — translation MFPAPPARVREAAPRPAEPAPPGKGQPKQRDAFFDNAKYLAIVLVAMGHAWEPLTDGSRAAEALYMTVYAFHMPAFILISGYFSRSFDMRPDRLQRLITGVAVPYVIFELAYTLFKRWADDDPTYDFSLLDPWYLTWFLAALFVWRLTTPIWKLVRWPVPLALAIAVLASVSPDIGDDLDLQRVLQFLPFFVIGLCMKAEHFQLMRRREVRLLSLPAFGCAVLVAYWAAPRMNSAWFYHRDSVQELSAPPWTGPVMTLALFGCSMLLVVCFLSWVPRRRMWFTVLGAGTLYGYLLHGFLAKGSRFWGWFDEYAWLHKPLGEIAVSLIAAAVVTALCTPPVQRMFRWAMEPRMAWAFRKTSPSPQTSPGPQTSPTPWTSSTP, via the coding sequence ATGTTCCCCGCTCCCCCCGCCCGTGTACGCGAGGCCGCTCCCCGCCCCGCCGAGCCCGCCCCACCGGGCAAAGGTCAGCCGAAGCAGCGAGACGCGTTCTTCGACAACGCCAAGTACCTCGCCATCGTGCTGGTCGCCATGGGGCACGCGTGGGAGCCGCTGACCGACGGCAGTCGGGCCGCCGAGGCCCTGTACATGACCGTCTACGCCTTCCACATGCCCGCGTTCATCCTCATCTCCGGCTACTTCTCACGCAGTTTCGACATGCGGCCGGACCGTCTCCAGCGGCTGATCACCGGCGTGGCGGTGCCCTACGTGATCTTCGAGCTCGCCTACACGCTCTTCAAGCGCTGGGCCGACGACGACCCCACGTACGACTTCAGCCTGCTCGACCCCTGGTACCTCACCTGGTTCCTGGCCGCGCTCTTCGTCTGGCGGTTGACCACGCCGATCTGGAAGCTGGTGCGCTGGCCCGTCCCGCTCGCCCTGGCGATCGCGGTGCTGGCCTCCGTCTCCCCCGACATCGGCGACGACCTCGACCTCCAGCGGGTGCTGCAGTTCCTGCCCTTCTTCGTGATCGGCCTGTGTATGAAGGCCGAGCACTTCCAGCTGATGCGACGGCGTGAGGTGCGGCTGCTGTCCCTCCCGGCGTTCGGCTGCGCCGTGCTGGTGGCCTACTGGGCAGCCCCCCGGATGAACTCCGCCTGGTTCTACCACCGCGACAGCGTGCAGGAGCTGTCCGCTCCGCCGTGGACCGGCCCGGTGATGACCCTCGCGCTCTTCGGCTGCTCCATGCTGCTGGTCGTCTGCTTCCTGTCCTGGGTGCCCCGGCGCCGGATGTGGTTCACGGTGCTCGGCGCCGGGACGCTCTACGGCTATCTGCTGCACGGCTTCCTCGCCAAGGGCTCCCGCTTCTGGGGCTGGTTCGACGAGTACGCCTGGCTGCACAAGCCGCTCGGGGAGATCGCCGTCTCCCTGATCGCCGCCGCGGTGGTCACCGCCCTGTGCACACCACCCGTCCAGCGGATGTTCCGCTGGGCGATGGAACCCAGGATGGCGTGGGCGTTCCGGAAGACGTCGCCGAGCCCGCAGACGTCACCGGGGCCACAGACGTCGCCGACGCCATGGACGTCATCGACGCCATGA
- a CDS encoding PP2C family protein-serine/threonine phosphatase codes for MTGSGGADSPTARMRKALHRARTSVRKAGVDYFRGDGSDWLALATLLLAVPAIALGTIAQPDWCAPSALVLPIVAGGLLLRPASLLALYAAAAAALIVESAVLGPYPGSGGAARVTPGTILVVAAVGFFGLLIAQFRSRVGVPWRRGGTMLFDLRERIRVQSKLPGLPRGWHREMALRPAGGQSFSGDFVVAARTNGGRTLEVVLTDVSGKGMDAASRALLLSGAFGGLLGSLPPHGFLPAANGYLLRQDWDEGFATSVHLVLDLDSGDYELLSAGHLPALQLNAGTGRWEEKAAEGPLLGVYDGAQFDPVKGTLRQGDVLMLFTDGLVETAERDISEGMDRLTGEADRYVTAGFNGAAWHLIETVAKDVNDDRALLLICRH; via the coding sequence ATGACTGGTAGCGGCGGAGCGGACAGCCCCACGGCCCGGATGCGCAAGGCGCTGCACCGGGCCCGGACAAGCGTGCGCAAAGCCGGGGTCGACTACTTCCGCGGCGACGGCTCCGACTGGCTGGCGCTGGCCACCCTGCTGCTCGCCGTGCCGGCCATCGCCCTGGGCACCATCGCCCAACCCGACTGGTGCGCCCCCTCGGCCCTCGTCCTGCCGATCGTCGCCGGCGGGTTGCTGCTGCGCCCGGCCAGCCTGCTGGCGCTCTACGCCGCGGCCGCGGCGGCGCTCATCGTGGAGTCCGCGGTCCTCGGCCCCTATCCGGGGTCGGGAGGCGCCGCCCGGGTCACGCCCGGCACCATCCTGGTCGTCGCCGCGGTGGGCTTCTTCGGGCTGCTGATCGCCCAGTTCCGCAGCAGAGTCGGCGTTCCCTGGCGGCGCGGCGGCACCATGCTGTTCGACCTGCGCGAACGCATCCGGGTGCAGAGCAAGTTGCCCGGACTGCCGCGCGGCTGGCACCGGGAGATGGCGCTGCGCCCGGCCGGCGGCCAGTCCTTCTCCGGCGACTTCGTGGTCGCGGCCCGCACCAACGGCGGGCGGACCCTGGAGGTCGTGCTGACCGACGTCTCCGGCAAGGGCATGGACGCGGCCTCCCGCGCGCTGCTGCTGTCGGGTGCCTTCGGCGGACTGCTCGGCTCGCTGCCCCCGCACGGCTTCCTCCCGGCCGCCAACGGCTATCTGCTGCGCCAGGACTGGGACGAGGGCTTCGCCACCTCCGTCCACCTCGTCCTGGACCTCGACAGCGGCGACTACGAGCTGCTGTCCGCCGGCCACCTCCCCGCCCTCCAGTTGAACGCCGGCACCGGCCGCTGGGAGGAGAAGGCGGCGGAAGGCCCGCTGCTGGGCGTCTACGACGGGGCCCAGTTCGACCCGGTCAAGGGCACCCTGCGCCAGGGCGACGTCCTGATGCTCTTCACCGACGGGCTCGTGGAGACGGCGGAGCGGGACATCAGCGAGGGCATGGACCGGCTCACCGGCGAGGCCGACCGCTATGTGACGGCCGGCTTCAACGGGGCGGCCTGGCACCTGATCGAGACCGTGGCCAAGGACGTCAACGACGACCGCGCGTTGCTGCTGATCTGCCGGCACTGA
- a CDS encoding ABC transporter permease: MRSLTNGLARAAVRFKPSSFVGTFVALALAAFIVSACGILLETGIRASAPPRRYADAPVVVAADQTSHLPVGHGEDREDGAAPVPDRARLDAALLTTVARTPGVAAAAPDMTFPVRGDEEALTAHGWGAAPLTGVTLSAGAAPRGGEVVLDAAAARALGVRPGDRTALTTPAGDREVRVAGVARARAEAGPTVWFPDDRAREASGHSDRIDAILVRPTSGVTPDRLADRLKKALDEPRGADARAAAAARVHTGEDRGGAEESGLAGAKEMLVALGGSFGGIAAAVAVFTTAGTVALSIGQRGREFALLRAIGATPRQIRRSVATEALLVAPAAGALGCLPGIALAHWWFGQLKEKGAIPAPVELAVSWIPLVSAVGAGLLTSLLAGLIAARRPARIRPGQALGEAAVERLRPGWIRTPLGVAALAGGVALAGVAAHESGEDAANAALGVVMLFMLAVALLGPVIARCCAWLLGLPLRAGSAPAELASANSRANARRLASAITPIVLAMAFASTLVFLHTSEDHVMTEQRRAGIVADHVIGGPEGLPADTAARAAATPGVATAVGVLRTGVLVPVGSGADRWLESASAQGVSNGGRDLAAVQDLDVRTGRSEEIGRPGTVAVDALLARSARVKVGDRLDLRLPDGTELSPRVVATYGRGLGLSQVTLARAALAPHVTAAYDGDVLVRAEHGVDRAALAARLATLGEVGDADGYAAAEDEDRAVNAWANATMAAVLAGFATVSAANTLVMTVLDRRRELGTLRLVGSTRRQVLGMVQWEALLVAVAGIVLGTAIALATLVPMVRGMTGEDPYIPPLLYAAFAGATVAVGLAATSLPARAALRSAALATGGQKQ, translated from the coding sequence ATGAGGTCCCTGACCAACGGGCTGGCCCGCGCGGCGGTGCGGTTCAAACCGTCCTCCTTTGTCGGCACCTTCGTCGCGCTGGCCTTGGCCGCGTTCATCGTGTCCGCCTGCGGCATCCTTCTGGAGACCGGGATACGAGCCTCCGCGCCCCCGCGGCGCTACGCCGACGCCCCCGTGGTCGTCGCCGCGGACCAGACGTCCCATCTGCCCGTCGGCCACGGCGAGGACCGCGAAGACGGCGCCGCGCCGGTGCCCGACCGGGCCCGGCTGGACGCCGCCCTCCTGACCACGGTGGCCCGTACGCCCGGGGTGGCCGCCGCCGCGCCCGACATGACCTTCCCCGTGCGCGGCGACGAGGAGGCGCTGACCGCGCACGGCTGGGGCGCCGCCCCGCTCACCGGGGTGACCCTGAGCGCGGGCGCCGCTCCGCGCGGCGGCGAGGTGGTGCTGGACGCCGCCGCCGCGCGGGCGCTGGGCGTCCGCCCCGGCGACCGGACCGCGCTGACCACGCCCGCCGGTGATCGGGAGGTCCGCGTGGCGGGCGTGGCCCGCGCCCGCGCCGAGGCCGGGCCCACGGTCTGGTTCCCCGACGACCGGGCGCGGGAGGCATCGGGGCACTCCGACCGGATCGACGCGATCCTGGTCCGCCCGACGTCCGGCGTCACGCCGGACCGGCTGGCCGACCGGCTGAAGAAGGCCCTCGACGAGCCGCGCGGCGCGGATGCGCGCGCCGCGGCCGCCGCCCGGGTGCACACCGGCGAGGACCGCGGCGGCGCCGAGGAGTCCGGCCTGGCCGGGGCGAAGGAGATGCTGGTCGCCCTCGGCGGCTCCTTCGGCGGTATCGCGGCGGCCGTCGCCGTCTTCACCACCGCCGGCACGGTCGCCCTCTCCATCGGCCAGCGCGGCCGCGAGTTCGCGCTGCTGCGCGCCATCGGCGCCACCCCGCGACAGATCCGTCGCTCCGTGGCCACCGAGGCGCTGCTGGTGGCGCCGGCGGCGGGCGCGCTCGGCTGCCTGCCCGGCATCGCGCTGGCGCACTGGTGGTTCGGCCAGCTCAAGGAGAAAGGGGCGATCCCCGCACCGGTGGAGCTCGCCGTCTCCTGGATACCGCTGGTCTCGGCGGTCGGCGCCGGCCTGCTCACCTCGTTGCTCGCCGGGCTGATCGCGGCCCGCCGGCCCGCCCGGATCAGGCCGGGACAGGCGCTCGGCGAGGCCGCCGTCGAACGCCTCCGACCCGGCTGGATCCGCACCCCGCTCGGCGTGGCAGCCCTGGCCGGCGGCGTCGCGCTGGCGGGTGTGGCCGCCCACGAGTCCGGCGAGGACGCGGCCAACGCGGCGCTCGGCGTCGTCATGCTCTTCATGCTGGCGGTCGCCCTGCTCGGCCCGGTCATCGCCCGCTGCTGCGCCTGGCTGCTGGGCCTGCCGCTCCGCGCGGGCTCCGCCCCCGCCGAGCTGGCCTCGGCCAACTCCCGCGCGAACGCCCGCCGCCTGGCCTCCGCGATCACCCCGATCGTGCTCGCCATGGCCTTCGCCTCCACGCTGGTGTTCCTCCACACGAGCGAGGACCATGTGATGACCGAGCAGCGCCGCGCGGGCATCGTGGCCGACCACGTCATCGGAGGGCCCGAGGGGCTGCCCGCCGACACCGCCGCGCGGGCCGCCGCGACGCCCGGCGTCGCCACCGCCGTCGGCGTCCTGCGCACCGGCGTGCTGGTCCCGGTGGGCTCGGGCGCCGACCGTTGGCTGGAGAGCGCCTCCGCCCAGGGGGTGTCGAACGGCGGCCGCGACCTGGCGGCCGTCCAGGACCTGGACGTGCGCACCGGCCGATCCGAGGAGATCGGCCGCCCCGGCACGGTGGCCGTCGACGCCCTGCTCGCACGCTCCGCCCGGGTGAAGGTCGGCGACCGGCTGGATCTGCGGCTCCCGGACGGCACCGAGCTGTCGCCCCGGGTCGTGGCCACCTACGGCCGCGGGCTGGGCCTCTCTCAGGTCACGCTGGCCCGCGCGGCCCTCGCGCCGCATGTGACCGCGGCGTACGACGGCGATGTGCTCGTCCGCGCGGAGCACGGCGTGGACCGGGCCGCCCTGGCCGCCCGCCTCGCCACGCTCGGGGAGGTCGGGGACGCCGACGGCTACGCGGCCGCGGAGGACGAGGACCGCGCGGTCAACGCCTGGGCCAACGCCACCATGGCGGCGGTGCTCGCCGGCTTCGCCACCGTGTCCGCCGCCAACACCCTGGTCATGACGGTCCTGGACCGCCGCCGAGAGCTGGGCACGCTGCGCCTGGTGGGGTCCACCAGGCGCCAGGTTCTGGGCATGGTCCAGTGGGAGGCGCTGCTGGTGGCCGTCGCGGGCATCGTCCTGGGCACCGCGATCGCTCTCGCCACCCTGGTGCCCATGGTGCGCGGAATGACGGGGGAGGACCCCTATATCCCGCCGCTGCTGTACGCGGCCTTCGCGGGTGCGACGGTTGCCGTGGGGCTGGCCGCCACCTCGCTACCGGCCCGCGCGGCGCTGCGTTCGGCCGCCCTGGCGACGGGCGGGCAGAAGCAGTGA
- a CDS encoding GNAT family N-acetyltransferase, with amino-acid sequence MTTELRVLRAEDWDEWYGVLDGAFGGALESRAERALWRELAEVERSLCAWDEDLIIGSAGAFSFRVSVPGGALVPAAGVTMVGVRATHRRRGVLTAMMRRQLDDVRALGEPLAVLTASEPAIYGRFGYGIATQSAYAEIDTSRVRIDLPQGTEGIRLRQSTPEAARSACEGVYAQRVATRPGMLVRQPGWDRMPLLDPPGRRKGSSPLRCVLAESAGGEVLGYARYAIIAEWLPSGPEGKVVLTDLEALTPAAYAALWRYLFELDLTSTLRLSSRAVDDPLWQLVSDVRRCKVGVRDALHVRLVDVGAALEARTYPVPVDAVLEVVDPFCPWNEGRWRLAGDAKGASCKRVDDTEPADLRLGVRELGAAYLGGVALSALAGAGRVHELRPGALAEVSTAFGSDVAPWLPHSF; translated from the coding sequence ATGACCACGGAGCTACGGGTGCTGCGCGCGGAGGACTGGGACGAGTGGTACGGGGTCTTGGACGGCGCCTTCGGCGGCGCCCTGGAGTCCCGGGCGGAGCGCGCGCTGTGGCGCGAGCTCGCCGAGGTGGAGCGTTCCCTGTGCGCCTGGGACGAGGACCTGATCATCGGCTCGGCGGGCGCCTTCAGCTTCCGGGTGTCGGTCCCGGGCGGGGCGCTGGTGCCGGCGGCCGGCGTGACCATGGTCGGGGTGCGGGCGACCCACCGGCGGCGCGGCGTGCTGACCGCGATGATGCGCCGGCAGTTGGATGACGTACGCGCGCTGGGCGAACCCCTCGCGGTGCTCACCGCCTCGGAGCCCGCCATCTACGGCCGCTTCGGCTACGGCATCGCTACGCAGAGTGCGTACGCCGAGATCGACACCTCGCGGGTCCGGATCGATCTTCCGCAGGGCACCGAGGGCATACGGCTGCGTCAGAGCACCCCCGAGGCCGCGCGGTCGGCCTGCGAGGGCGTCTACGCGCAGCGGGTCGCCACCCGGCCGGGCATGCTGGTGCGACAGCCGGGTTGGGACCGGATGCCGCTGCTCGATCCACCGGGCAGGCGCAAGGGCTCCTCACCACTGCGCTGCGTGCTGGCCGAGTCGGCGGGCGGCGAGGTGCTCGGCTACGCGCGGTACGCGATCATCGCGGAGTGGCTGCCGTCCGGCCCGGAGGGCAAGGTGGTCCTGACCGATCTGGAGGCGCTGACTCCGGCCGCGTACGCCGCCCTGTGGCGCTACCTGTTCGAGCTCGATCTGACCTCGACGCTCAGGCTGAGCTCCCGCGCGGTCGACGATCCGCTCTGGCAGTTGGTGTCCGACGTTCGGCGCTGCAAGGTCGGGGTGCGGGACGCGCTGCACGTACGACTGGTGGATGTCGGCGCGGCGCTGGAGGCGCGGACGTACCCCGTCCCGGTCGACGCCGTGCTGGAGGTGGTCGACCCGTTCTGCCCGTGGAACGAGGGGCGTTGGCGGCTGGCGGGCGACGCCAAGGGCGCCTCCTGCAAGCGCGTCGACGACACCGAGCCGGCCGATCTGCGGCTGGGTGTCCGCGAGTTGGGCGCCGCCTATCTGGGCGGGGTGGCGCTCTCCGCGCTGGCCGGCGCGGGGCGGGTGCACGAGCTGCGGCCGGGGGCGCTGGCGGAGGTGTCGACGGCGTTCGGCAGCGATGTCGCGCCGTGGCTGCCGCACAGCTTCTGA
- a CDS encoding ribose-5-phosphate isomerase: protein MRVYLGSDHAGFELKNRLVEWLTAHGHEPVDCGPHIYDAQDDYPPFCLRAAERTAADPDSLGIVIGGSGNGEQIAANKVKGVRAALAWSEQTAALGREHNNANVISIGGRMHTEEEATKFVEIFLGTPYSGEERHTRRIEMLSVYETTGELPPIPAHHPQQP from the coding sequence ATGCGCGTCTACCTCGGCTCTGATCATGCCGGATTCGAACTCAAGAACCGCCTCGTCGAGTGGCTGACGGCCCACGGCCACGAGCCCGTCGACTGCGGCCCGCACATTTACGACGCCCAGGACGACTACCCGCCGTTCTGCCTGCGTGCGGCCGAGCGGACCGCCGCCGACCCGGACAGCCTCGGCATCGTGATCGGCGGTTCCGGCAACGGCGAGCAGATCGCCGCCAACAAGGTCAAGGGCGTGCGCGCCGCGCTGGCCTGGAGCGAGCAGACCGCCGCCCTGGGCCGCGAGCACAACAACGCCAACGTGATCAGCATCGGCGGCCGGATGCACACCGAGGAAGAGGCGACGAAGTTCGTCGAGATCTTCCTGGGCACCCCGTACTCCGGCGAGGAGCGGCACACCCGCCGCATCGAGATGCTCAGCGTCTACGAGACCACCGGTGAGCTCCCGCCGATCCCGGCCCACCACCCGCAGCAGCCGTAG
- a CDS encoding biotin transporter BioY, whose product MSTAAAAPRSGAVLADLLPAATSGRAHVRDAALILGGAALTGLAAQLSVPVPGSPVPVTGQTFAALLVGTSLGARRGFLSLAVYTLVGMAGMPWFAQATSGAAMPSFGYVLGMLLAATVVGALARRGGDRGVLRTAGTMAIGSAIIYAIGVPYLALATGMSMNEAVAAGLTPFLIGDALKAALAMGALPAAWKLLGRKG is encoded by the coding sequence ATGAGCACTGCTGCCGCCGCCCCCCGTTCCGGAGCGGTCCTCGCCGATCTGCTGCCCGCCGCCACCAGCGGCCGGGCCCACGTCCGTGACGCGGCCCTGATCCTCGGCGGCGCCGCGCTGACCGGCCTGGCCGCGCAGCTCTCGGTGCCGGTCCCCGGCTCCCCGGTCCCGGTGACGGGGCAGACCTTCGCGGCGCTGCTGGTGGGCACCTCCCTCGGCGCCCGCCGCGGCTTCCTCTCGCTCGCGGTCTACACCCTGGTCGGTATGGCGGGCATGCCGTGGTTCGCCCAGGCCACCTCCGGCGCCGCGATGCCGTCCTTCGGCTATGTGCTGGGCATGCTGCTGGCGGCGACCGTGGTCGGCGCGCTGGCGCGGCGCGGCGGCGACCGCGGGGTGCTGCGCACGGCGGGCACCATGGCGATCGGCTCCGCGATCATCTACGCGATCGGCGTGCCGTACCTGGCGCTCGCCACGGGCATGTCGATGAACGAGGCGGTGGCCGCCGGCCTCACCCCGTTCCTGATCGGCGACGCGCTCAAGGCCGCGCTCGCCATGGGCGCCCTGCCCGCCGCCTGGAAGCTGCTGGGCCGCAAGGGCTGA
- a CDS encoding ABC transporter ATP-binding protein translates to MGLGGKRRRARAEEAPLSTGDWAVELRGVRRQYGRGSGAVHALRGIDLALPRGSFTAVMGPSGSGKSTFLQCAAGLDRPTAGSVLLGGTEITGMSENKLTALRRSRLGFVFQAFNLLPSLTVEQNVVLPMRLAGRRPDRHHAREVLDRVGLREHARRRPGQLSGGQQQRVAIARALVTRPDVVFADEPTGALDTGTAADVLTLLRQAVDGLGATVVMVTHDPVAAGYADRVLFLADGTLADSLSRGSAAEIAARMTRLTAGTRPMVGAVG, encoded by the coding sequence ATGGGGCTGGGCGGTAAGCGGCGGCGGGCGCGGGCGGAGGAGGCGCCCCTGAGCACGGGGGACTGGGCCGTGGAACTGCGCGGTGTGCGCCGCCAGTACGGGCGGGGGTCGGGCGCCGTCCACGCCCTGCGCGGAATCGATCTCGCCCTGCCGCGCGGCAGCTTCACGGCCGTCATGGGCCCCTCCGGCTCCGGCAAGTCGACCTTCCTGCAGTGCGCCGCCGGGCTGGACCGGCCCACCGCCGGCTCGGTCCTCCTGGGCGGCACCGAGATCACCGGCATGAGCGAGAACAAGCTCACCGCGCTGCGCCGCAGTCGCCTCGGCTTCGTCTTCCAGGCGTTCAACCTGTTGCCCTCCCTCACCGTCGAGCAGAACGTCGTGCTGCCGATGCGGCTCGCCGGGCGGCGCCCCGATCGGCACCACGCCCGCGAGGTGCTGGACCGGGTCGGGCTGCGCGAGCACGCGCGGCGCCGCCCCGGGCAGCTCTCCGGCGGCCAGCAGCAGCGCGTCGCCATCGCCCGCGCCCTGGTCACCCGCCCGGACGTGGTCTTCGCCGACGAGCCGACCGGCGCCCTGGACACCGGCACCGCGGCCGATGTGCTGACGCTGCTGCGGCAGGCGGTGGACGGGCTCGGGGCGACCGTCGTCATGGTCACCCACGACCCCGTCGCCGCCGGCTACGCCGACCGGGTGCTCTTCCTTGCCGACGGCACCCTCGCCGACAGCCTCAGCCGCGGTTCCGCCGCGGAGATCGCCGCCCGGATGACCCGGCTCACCGCCGGCACGCGCCCGATGGTCGGAGCGGTGGGATGA
- a CDS encoding HD domain-containing protein: MDAGTNARRIAERDAGTSPLSLAEVERLARRAHAAQRDKAGRPYVEHLAAVAAGVRERGGTDEQIAAAWLHDAVEDGAVTAEWLADAALSPWTKDMIRAVTKVPGESLAEYTARVLATPGALLIKEADVAHNADPDRLAALDPATRDRLTAKYAEVRRLLGLAD, translated from the coding sequence ATGGATGCCGGGACGAACGCCCGGAGAATCGCCGAGCGAGACGCCGGGACGAGCCCGCTGAGCCTGGCGGAGGTCGAGCGGCTGGCGCGGCGGGCACACGCGGCGCAGCGGGACAAGGCGGGCCGGCCCTACGTCGAGCACCTGGCGGCGGTGGCGGCCGGCGTGCGGGAGCGCGGCGGCACGGACGAGCAGATCGCCGCCGCCTGGCTGCACGACGCCGTGGAGGACGGCGCCGTCACCGCCGAGTGGCTCGCCGACGCGGCGCTGTCGCCGTGGACCAAGGACATGATCCGCGCCGTGACGAAGGTGCCGGGCGAGTCGCTCGCGGAGTACACCGCCCGCGTCCTGGCCACCCCGGGCGCCCTGCTGATCAAGGAGGCGGATGTGGCGCACAACGCCGACCCGGACCGTCTCGCCGCCCTCGACCCGGCGACCCGCGACCGCCTCACCGCCAAGTACGCCGAAGTCCGTCGCCTGCTGGGACTGGCCGACTGA
- a CDS encoding amino acid permease: protein MSAQPATPSGDPGQASDGLKAGLKNRHLSMIAIGGVIGAGLFVGSSGGIAKAGPGILLSYALVGMLVVFVMRMLGEMSAANPTSGSFSAYADRALGRWAGFTIGWLYWFFWVVVLAVEATAGAAILEGWIPDVPQWAWAGIVMVVLTATNLASVSSYGEFEFWFAGIKVVAIGAFVVIGLLAVFGVLPGSDNEGAGFAHLTDAGGFLPNGWGAILTGVLMVVFSFMGSEIVTLAAGESEDPQRAVTKATNSVIWRIAVFYLGSILVVVTLLKWNDPSIVKDGSYVAALNSIGIPHAGQVMNVIVLTAVLSCLNSGLYTASRMAFSLGQRGDAPKAFAKVNERGVPQPAILGSVVFGFLAVWFNYQWPDTVFQFLLNSSGAVALFVWLVICFTQLRMRKIIERENPEKLVVRMWLYPYLTWATIAMITFVIGYMFFDDANREVVSLSVLVAVLVLAIALVRDKLGLGAAAQQSKDGASAAQSESEDALTRS, encoded by the coding sequence ATGAGCGCACAGCCCGCGACGCCCTCCGGCGACCCCGGTCAGGCCTCCGACGGCCTCAAGGCCGGCCTCAAGAACCGCCATCTCTCCATGATCGCGATCGGCGGTGTGATCGGCGCCGGCCTGTTCGTCGGATCCAGCGGCGGCATCGCCAAGGCCGGTCCCGGCATTCTGCTGTCGTACGCCCTCGTCGGCATGTTGGTCGTCTTCGTGATGCGCATGCTCGGTGAGATGTCGGCGGCCAACCCCACCTCCGGCTCCTTCTCCGCCTACGCCGACCGCGCGCTCGGCCGCTGGGCCGGCTTCACCATCGGCTGGCTCTACTGGTTCTTCTGGGTGGTCGTGCTCGCCGTGGAGGCCACGGCCGGCGCCGCGATCCTGGAGGGCTGGATCCCGGACGTCCCGCAGTGGGCCTGGGCGGGGATCGTCATGGTGGTGCTCACCGCCACCAACCTGGCCTCGGTCTCCTCCTACGGTGAGTTCGAGTTCTGGTTCGCCGGCATCAAGGTCGTCGCCATCGGCGCCTTCGTGGTCATCGGCCTGCTCGCCGTCTTCGGCGTCCTCCCCGGTTCGGACAACGAGGGTGCCGGCTTCGCGCACCTCACCGACGCCGGCGGCTTCCTGCCCAACGGCTGGGGCGCCATCCTCACCGGTGTGCTGATGGTCGTCTTCTCCTTCATGGGCTCCGAGATCGTCACCCTGGCGGCCGGCGAGTCGGAGGACCCGCAGCGCGCGGTCACCAAGGCCACCAACAGCGTCATCTGGCGTATCGCGGTCTTCTACCTGGGCTCGATCCTCGTCGTCGTGACCCTGCTGAAGTGGAACGACCCGTCGATCGTCAAGGACGGCAGCTACGTCGCCGCGCTGAACTCGATCGGCATCCCGCACGCCGGCCAGGTCATGAACGTCATCGTGCTGACCGCCGTGCTCTCCTGCCTGAACTCCGGTCTGTACACCGCCTCCCGCATGGCCTTCTCGCTCGGCCAGCGCGGCGACGCCCCGAAGGCGTTCGCCAAGGTCAACGAGCGCGGCGTCCCGCAGCCCGCCATCCTCGGCTCGGTCGTCTTCGGCTTCCTCGCCGTCTGGTTCAACTACCAGTGGCCGGACACCGTCTTCCAGTTCCTGCTGAACTCCTCCGGCGCGGTCGCGCTCTTCGTCTGGCTGGTCATCTGCTTCACCCAGCTGCGGATGCGCAAGATCATCGAGCGCGAGAACCCGGAGAAGCTGGTCGTCCGGATGTGGCTGTACCCGTACCTCACCTGGGCCACCATCGCGATGATCACCTTCGTGATCGGCTACATGTTCTTCGACGACGCCAACCGCGAGGTCGTGAGCCTGTCGGTGCTGGTGGCCGTGCTGGTCCTGGCCATCGCCCTGGTCCGCGACAAGCTCGGCCTCGGTGCCGCCGCCCAGCAGTCGAAGGACGGGGCGTCGGCCGCGCAGAGCGAGTCCGAGGACGCTCTGACCCGCTCGTAA